From Salvia splendens isolate huo1 chromosome 3, SspV2, whole genome shotgun sequence, a single genomic window includes:
- the LOC121793641 gene encoding uncharacterized protein LOC121793641 isoform X1 has translation MKTLNPLSQKLTNLRVVSTPNAKQLLDPLFSNVTYLEPGEGSEIQGKDRSSVKVCATACPVLSPPWLRPENGYLVTSPSGKLTLYYEPHCVYNEESVGKERADIVITPVIKQLLPYFLLVSGQEDAVRLAKLLQAKFIVPMRNGELDSKGALAGIIKAEGTIQSFKELLMKELPDAKVLEPKPGVPLEI, from the exons ATGAAAACTCTCAACCCCCTATCTCAGAAGCTGACAAATCTCAGAGTTGTCTCAACTCCTAATGCTAAACAACTCTTGGATCCTCTGTTCTCCAAT GTAACATATCTAGAGCCCGGTGAGGGCTCGGAGATCCAAGGGAAGGACCGTTCATCAGTGAAAGTCTGCGCTACTGCATGCCCAGTTTTAAGCCCTCCTTGGCTGCGGCCTGAGAATGG CTACCTTGTAACCTCTCCCAGCGGCAAGTTGACATTGTATTATGAACCACACTGCGTCTACAACGAGGAGTCAGTGGGGAAGGAGAGAGCTGACATAGTCATCACACCTGTTATAAAGCAGCTTCTGCCATATTTCTTGCTTGTTTCTGGCCAGGAAGACGCAGTTCGCCTTGCAAAGCTGCTGCAGGCAAA GTTTATCGTCCCAATGAGGAACGGCGAACTTGACAGCAAAGGGGCTCTTGCTGGTATCATCAAGGCTGAAGGGACTATTCAATCATTCAAG GAACTTCTTATGAAAGAGCTACCAGATGCCAAGGTACTAGAGCCTAAACCTGGAGTACCACTGGAAATTTGA
- the LOC121793641 gene encoding uncharacterized protein LOC121793641 isoform X2 → MESNNSETDVFKLTYLEVTYLEPGEGSEIQGKDRSSVKVCATACPVLSPPWLRPENGYLVTSPSGKLTLYYEPHCVYNEESVGKERADIVITPVIKQLLPYFLLVSGQEDAVRLAKLLQAKFIVPMRNGELDSKGALAGIIKAEGTIQSFKELLMKELPDAKVLEPKPGVPLEI, encoded by the exons ATGGAATCTAACAATTCAGAGACTGATGTTTTCAAACTCACTTATTTGGAG GTAACATATCTAGAGCCCGGTGAGGGCTCGGAGATCCAAGGGAAGGACCGTTCATCAGTGAAAGTCTGCGCTACTGCATGCCCAGTTTTAAGCCCTCCTTGGCTGCGGCCTGAGAATGG CTACCTTGTAACCTCTCCCAGCGGCAAGTTGACATTGTATTATGAACCACACTGCGTCTACAACGAGGAGTCAGTGGGGAAGGAGAGAGCTGACATAGTCATCACACCTGTTATAAAGCAGCTTCTGCCATATTTCTTGCTTGTTTCTGGCCAGGAAGACGCAGTTCGCCTTGCAAAGCTGCTGCAGGCAAA GTTTATCGTCCCAATGAGGAACGGCGAACTTGACAGCAAAGGGGCTCTTGCTGGTATCATCAAGGCTGAAGGGACTATTCAATCATTCAAG GAACTTCTTATGAAAGAGCTACCAGATGCCAAGGTACTAGAGCCTAAACCTGGAGTACCACTGGAAATTTGA